Proteins encoded within one genomic window of Gallus gallus isolate bGalGal1 chromosome 1, bGalGal1.mat.broiler.GRCg7b, whole genome shotgun sequence:
- the RAI2 gene encoding retinoic acid-induced protein 2, with amino-acid sequence MEELYKETPNLPMDVTSPPAAMANNKLENGVAQLITAEAWNINSADLMKKALSPLVTVPAPSILTPPAESQSGVALKVAATVLQPICLGDSPVVLPIHLQVAGSAAPQMPASNATPYVMTTQGPVPLPVLLEQHVFQHLNSPLVLPPGTACPASPLHGSLFPGASAPVSQPQLLDPKPSGPGQEPVLPPVFQTPGFAAVLQDLFPSGQGALGSAPCQPPPDYATLPPQAFSSPLSPLVPPATLLVPYPVIVPLPVPVPIPIPVPIPMPHGAEAKVAPDPPKPPVFTPQPCKGTQTPLEKEETKPFDLVHQRDFSQLSRHTVIKMGSENEALDLSMKGPPVPRACEAAPPPPSPDDGALDLSLSSCRKPGGPHGETAGSGPSAEGSPQDKPATPFAPSKAPEAAGKAEGRVVGPGSGELLRPPQKWLVEPAGRAACEPKAGGNNIEIVSTSQTAKVIVSVKDAVPAIFCGKIKGLSGVSTKNFSFKRDMPQDSVLQCYDVKSQPEPRDNAEALRKPVKNRSVKLKKMNSPEIHILPIKKQRLAAFFPRK; translated from the coding sequence ATGGAGGAGCTCTACAAGGAGACCCCAAACCTGCCCATGGATGTCACCAGCCCGCCGGCAGCCATGGCCAACAACAAGCTGGAGAACGGTGTGGCCCAGCTGATCACGGCGGAGGCCTGGAACATCAACTCAGCTGATCTGATGAAGAAGGCCCTGTCCCCGCTGGTGACCGTCCCTGCTCCCTCCATCCTAACACCGCCGGCCGAGTCACAGAGCGGGGTAGCGCTGAAGGTGGCGGCCACCGTGCTGCAGCCCATCTGCCTAGGGGACAGCCCTGTTGTCCTCCCCATCCACCTGCAGGTGGCCGGCAGTGCCGCCCCGCAGATGCCGGCCAGCAATGCCACCCCGTACGTCATGACCACACAGGGCCCCGTCCCACTGCCAgtcctgctggagcagcatgTCTTCCAGCACCTCAACTCGCCCCTAGTGCTGCCCCCCggcactgcctgccctgctaGCCCCCTGCATGGCAGCCTCTTCCCGGGCGCCTCTGCCCCTGTCAGCCAACCCCAGCTCCTGGACCCCAAGCCCTCAGGCCCAGGCCAGGAGCCTGTGCTGCCACCCGTCTTTCAGACGCCGGGTTTCGCCGCAGTCCTGCAGGACCTCTTCCCCTCAGGGCAGGGCGCCCTGGGCTCAGCCCCCTGCCAGCCCCCTCCTGACTATGCCACTCTCCCTCCCCAGGCCTTCAGCTCACCCCTCTCCCCGCTGGTGCCCCCTGCGACACTGCTGGTGCCCTACCCTGTCATCGTGCCCCTGCCCGTCCCTGTGCCCAttcccatccccgtccccatccccatgccccACGGCGCTGAGGCCAAGGTGGCCCCCGACCCGCCCAAGCCCCCAGTCTTCACCCCGCAGCCCTGCAAGGGCACCCAGACCCCCCTGGAGAAGGAGGAGACGAAGCCCTTTGACCTCGTCCACCAGCGGGACTTCTCCCAGCTAAGCCGCCACACTGTCATCAAGATGGGCAGTGAGAACGAGGCGCTGGACCTCTCCATGAAGGGCCCGCCCGTGCCTCGGGCCTGTGAGGCCGCCCCGCCACCGCCATCCCCTGACGATGGGGCACTGGACCTGTCTCTCTCCTCCTGCCGCAAGCCAGGGGGCCCCCACGGGGAGACGGCCGGCAGTGGGCCCAGCGCTGAGGGCAGCCCGCAGGACAAGCCGGCCACCCCCTTCGCCCCCTCCAAAGCGCCGGAGGCCGCGGGCAAGGCAGAGGGCAGGGTGGTGGGCCCAGGGTCGGGCGAGCTCCTGAGGCCGCCGCAGAAGTGGTTGGTGGAACCGGCCGGGAGGGCGGCCTGTGAACCCAAGGCCGGCGGCAACAACATCGAGATCGTCAGCACCTCGCAGACCGCCAAAGTCATCGTCTCCGTCAAGGACGCCGTGCCCGCCATCTTCTGCGGCAAGATCAAGGGCCTGTCGGGGGTGTCCACCAAAAACTTCTCCTTCAAAAGGGACATGCCCCAGGACTCGGTGCTGCAGTGCTATGACGTGAAGAGCCAGCCCGAGCCCCGGGACAACGCCGAGGCGCTTAGGAAACCCGTAAAGAACAGGAGCGTaaagctaaagaaaatgaactcGCCCGAAATACACATTCTTCCAATCAAGAAGCAACGGCTCGCTGCCTTTTTTCCAAGAAAGTAA